The following proteins are encoded in a genomic region of Spirosoma sp. SC4-14:
- a CDS encoding DUF3857 domain-containing protein → MIVFKLSYLRLFLLVLLPSLTAWAYPKVDLSASPDWRLPVKNGGRTPSAKEFTEGYYASLVDLQVHVEKQASYSHIIREIRTTEGVQNGSQINVYFNPAYERLSFHTVTLYRDGRAINKLRAGAFKVAPVEAERDRFIYNDSYVASLLLDDVRPGDRIEYEFTLTGVNPVFAGRFATDFYFASADRLPHRHQVLIVSPSRKLSFRNLNNPPKPHLISKGGLNIYEWDLYDFKSSVQESNQPDWNNPEPHVQVSEYASWQAVTDWALSLYKVPTVSAPLLTFVNDWKRQAGTNKLKYIELAVHFVQNDVRYMGIEIGEYSHRPHDPAQIVRQRYGDCKDKSLLLCTLLQANQIEAYPALTNTYSGSQTNTYLPSPLLFNHAIVWFRLANKSYWIDPTIAHQRNVDGEFSIPLYGNALVISPSTTTLQTITTPRRGTIDITETFVVPSPQKKGGSAKLQVVSVYSDNHADNMRSQLAGSSLATLEKSYHDFYQENYKQHSVELLDSLRIEDNSIANELTSYEGYSIGDGWETDTASGQSTFYVFGRTFYDNFYQLTSEKRHQPLALSFPYEMDYTIKLEMPETWTATDDQWSVKRKGYELSFSRFYNSGDSTISLHYHYKTLADHIAPDEVATYRADVKKITGELEYQLLYNGELASQEGHLHAGSVLFALGLLLGFGYLCRRWYRYSPSVTTSVPAPRPIGGWLVLVSFSVLIAPILQAQQLFTSEIYVDSSTWAALKVAPDLRSILLRIGIYLEGAANLFLFCFAILCAVLFVQRRNSFPFLYTLLLAGRAAFLLVNAVVFGSFFDVALGKDVYNDVVRAIVAAAIWIPYLYKSTRVRQTFVIPLHHISPAKPEALLIRDDEWGSVTTKTDSTEPPASIDQS, encoded by the coding sequence GTGATCGTATTTAAACTGAGTTATCTACGTTTATTCCTGCTGGTTTTATTACCCTCTTTAACTGCCTGGGCCTATCCTAAGGTTGATCTATCGGCTTCGCCCGACTGGAGGTTGCCTGTTAAGAATGGCGGACGCACCCCATCTGCCAAAGAGTTTACAGAGGGGTACTATGCTTCTTTGGTCGATTTACAGGTACATGTTGAGAAACAGGCTTCTTATTCGCACATAATACGGGAAATCCGAACAACCGAAGGCGTGCAAAATGGCTCGCAAATCAATGTTTATTTTAACCCGGCCTATGAGCGACTATCGTTTCATACCGTAACCCTGTATCGGGATGGGAGAGCGATTAATAAATTACGGGCAGGTGCTTTCAAGGTAGCGCCAGTTGAGGCTGAGCGGGATCGGTTTATTTATAACGATTCGTATGTAGCTTCTCTATTACTGGATGATGTCAGGCCCGGCGATCGAATAGAATACGAATTTACGCTGACAGGGGTAAACCCTGTTTTTGCCGGACGATTTGCTACTGACTTCTATTTTGCTTCGGCAGATCGGCTTCCTCATCGGCACCAGGTTTTGATTGTGAGTCCATCCCGTAAGCTTTCTTTTCGAAACCTTAATAATCCACCCAAACCCCATCTGATTTCGAAGGGAGGGCTGAACATTTACGAATGGGATCTTTATGATTTCAAATCATCGGTGCAGGAGAGCAATCAGCCCGACTGGAACAATCCGGAGCCTCATGTGCAGGTAAGTGAGTATGCAAGCTGGCAGGCTGTTACCGATTGGGCGCTCTCGCTCTATAAAGTTCCGACGGTTTCGGCACCATTGCTGACATTCGTAAATGACTGGAAACGCCAAGCTGGCACCAATAAGCTAAAATACATCGAACTGGCTGTCCATTTTGTGCAGAACGATGTACGCTATATGGGTATTGAAATTGGGGAGTATTCGCACCGCCCTCATGATCCGGCCCAAATTGTACGTCAACGCTATGGCGATTGTAAAGATAAGTCGTTGCTGCTGTGTACGTTGTTGCAGGCTAATCAGATAGAAGCATATCCGGCTTTAACCAATACCTATTCGGGGTCACAAACGAATACGTATCTGCCTAGTCCACTACTTTTCAATCATGCAATTGTTTGGTTTCGGTTGGCAAACAAAAGTTACTGGATCGATCCTACGATTGCTCACCAGCGTAATGTCGATGGCGAATTCAGTATTCCACTCTATGGCAATGCACTGGTCATTAGTCCATCGACAACGACATTGCAAACCATAACAACGCCCCGACGCGGAACCATTGATATTACAGAAACTTTTGTAGTGCCATCTCCCCAAAAGAAAGGTGGGAGCGCTAAACTTCAGGTGGTGTCAGTCTATTCCGATAACCATGCCGATAATATGCGGAGTCAGTTGGCCGGGAGTAGTCTGGCAACACTCGAAAAATCGTACCATGATTTTTATCAGGAAAATTATAAACAGCATTCGGTAGAACTGCTCGACAGCCTTCGGATTGAAGACAATTCAATAGCAAATGAATTAACCAGTTATGAAGGATATTCGATCGGCGACGGATGGGAAACCGATACGGCCTCCGGACAGTCGACGTTCTATGTATTTGGTCGGACATTTTACGACAATTTCTACCAGTTAACGTCCGAAAAGCGGCATCAGCCCCTGGCACTGTCGTTCCCCTATGAAATGGACTATACAATTAAGCTGGAAATGCCGGAAACCTGGACCGCTACTGACGATCAGTGGAGTGTAAAGCGCAAGGGTTATGAGTTGTCGTTTTCGCGGTTCTATAATTCGGGTGATAGTACGATCAGTTTGCATTATCACTATAAAACGTTAGCTGATCATATAGCACCCGACGAAGTTGCCACCTATCGGGCTGATGTAAAGAAGATAACGGGCGAACTGGAATACCAGTTGTTGTATAACGGAGAATTGGCATCACAGGAAGGGCACCTACATGCAGGGAGTGTACTTTTTGCTCTTGGATTGTTGCTGGGTTTCGGGTATTTATGTCGCCGTTGGTATCGGTACTCACCTAGTGTAACTACCAGCGTGCCAGCGCCCCGTCCAATTGGTGGCTGGCTGGTGTTGGTTTCATTTAGTGTGTTAATTGCGCCAATACTACAGGCGCAACAACTCTTTACATCCGAAATTTATGTTGATTCGAGTACCTGGGCTGCCCTGAAAGTGGCTCCTGATCTAAGAAGTATATTGCTACGAATAGGAATTTATCTAGAAGGGGCTGCAAACCTGTTTTTGTTCTGCTTTGCTATTCTGTGTGCTGTTTTATTTGTGCAACGTAGAAATTCTTTCCCCTTTTTATATACACTATTGCTGGCTGGCCGTGCCGCTTTTCTGCTTGTCAATGCCGTGGTGTTTGGGAGCTTTTTTGACGTTGCTTTGGGTAAGGATGTATATAATGATGTTGTCAGGGCAATAGTCGCTGCGGCAATATGGATACCATATCTGTATAAATCGACCCGTGTTCGTCAAACCTTTGTAATACCGCTGCATCATATATCGCCTGCTAAACCAGAAGCCTTACTGATTAGGGATGATGAATGGGGCAGTGTGACAACAAAAACGGATTCAACAGAGCCACCTGCCTCCATAGATCAATCATAA